From one Lotus japonicus ecotype B-129 chromosome 3, LjGifu_v1.2 genomic stretch:
- the LOC130747574 gene encoding auxin-induced protein 15A-like yields the protein MGFLLPGIRRVASKAVGVPKGYLAVYVAEKMKRFVIPISYLNQPSFQELLSQAEEKYGYDHPMGGLTIPCKEDAFLGLTSRLN from the coding sequence ATGGGCTTCCTCTTACCTGGTATTAGAAGGGTAGCTTCCAAGGCTGTTGGAGTCCCAAAAGGCTATCTTGCAGTCTATGTTGCAGAGAAAATGAAACGGTTTGTGATCCCCATTTCATACCTGAATCAACCTTCATTTCAAGAACTATTAAGCCAAGCTGAAGAAAAATACGGATATGATCATCCAATGGGTGGTCTCACAATTCCTTGCAAAGAAGATGCTTTCTTAGGCCTCACTTCACGCTTAAATTGA
- the LOC130747572 gene encoding auxin-induced protein X10A-like, producing the protein MGFRLPGIRRLSFSATEAASEAVGVPKGYLAVYVGEKMKRFVIPISYLNQPSFQELLSQAEDKYGYDHPMGGLTIPCKEDAFLDLTSRLN; encoded by the coding sequence ATGGGTTTCCGCTTACCTGGTATTAGAAGGTTATCATTTTCTGCAACCGAAGCAGCTTCCGAGGCTGTTGGAGTCCCTAAAGGCTATCTTGCAGTCTATGTTGGAGAGAAGATGAAGCGGTTCGTGATCCCGATTTCATACTTGAATCAACCTTCATTTCAAGAATTACTAAGCCAAGCTGAAGACAAATATGGATATGATCATCCAATGGGTGGTCTCACAATTCCTTGCAAGGAAGATGCTTTCTTAGACCTCACTTCTCGCTTGAATTGA
- the LOC130747568 gene encoding auxin-induced protein 6B-like, with product MGFRLLAIRRASFTSSQAASKSVKVSKGYLAVYVGEEQKRFVIPVSYLNQPSFQELLSQAEDEFGYDHPMGGLTIPCSEDVFQQITTHLNGL from the coding sequence ATGGGTTTTCGTTTACTTGCTATTCGACGAGCATCATTCACTTCTAGCCAAGCAGCTTCAAAATCTGTTAAAGTTTCGAAGGGCTATCTTGCAGTGTATGTTGGAGAAGAACAGAAGAGGTTTGTAATCCCTGTATCATACTTGAACCAACCTTCATTTCAAGAATTGCTGAGTCAAGCTGAGGACGAGTTTGGATATGATCATCCCATGGGTGGCCTCACAATTCCTTGCAGCGAAGATGTCTTCCAACAGATAACTACTCACTTGAATGGGCTCTAA